In Nocardia higoensis, one genomic interval encodes:
- a CDS encoding BTAD domain-containing putative transcriptional regulator, translating to MSLDVRVLGPVRLFVGGEPVAVGGPKPRALLAALTVNRRRAVSSAALADMVWNEDPPDSYAASLQVFVSNIRKALRTAGVDPATVLRTESSGYRLEIAEDCCDIGRFEAHCDTGAKAADIGDHTGASLAYGRALEEWSGRALSDLSGLQFAESFATAMEEERLLAASARIDAEIACGRASSVIGELVAMTTEHPLREPLWGQLIAALYLSGRQADALDACRRVRTVLADELGIDPGPALVELEQRVLRQEPLSTKEFKQVERMAAAMTETVTEGPRTVRSGQLRLPDGRVLPISHAGMRIGRMTDNDLVLDDPKASRYHAHIMPSRAGLLIKDLHSANGVHINEETIESALLADGDMIRIGSTVLTFKASS from the coding sequence ATGAGTCTGGACGTACGTGTGCTCGGGCCCGTCCGGTTGTTCGTCGGCGGCGAGCCGGTGGCGGTCGGCGGGCCCAAGCCGCGAGCTCTGCTGGCCGCGCTCACCGTCAACCGGCGGCGCGCGGTGTCGTCGGCGGCATTGGCGGACATGGTGTGGAACGAGGATCCGCCGGATTCCTACGCGGCCAGCCTGCAGGTCTTCGTTTCCAATATCCGCAAGGCGCTGCGCACCGCCGGGGTCGACCCGGCGACGGTGTTGCGCACCGAGTCCTCCGGATATCGCCTGGAAATCGCCGAGGACTGCTGTGACATCGGCCGTTTCGAAGCGCACTGCGATACCGGGGCCAAGGCCGCCGACATCGGCGACCACACCGGCGCTTCGCTGGCCTACGGTCGCGCGCTCGAGGAATGGAGCGGGCGCGCGCTGTCGGATCTGAGCGGTCTGCAGTTCGCCGAGAGCTTCGCCACCGCGATGGAGGAGGAACGGCTGCTGGCCGCCTCCGCCCGTATTGACGCCGAAATCGCTTGCGGGCGCGCATCTTCGGTGATCGGCGAGCTGGTCGCCATGACCACCGAGCATCCGCTGCGCGAGCCGCTGTGGGGTCAGCTCATCGCCGCGTTGTATTTGTCCGGGCGTCAGGCCGACGCGCTGGACGCCTGCCGCCGGGTGCGCACGGTGCTCGCCGACGAACTCGGTATCGACCCCGGCCCGGCCCTGGTGGAGTTGGAACAGCGGGTGCTGCGGCAGGAACCGTTGAGCACCAAGGAGTTCAAGCAGGTCGAGCGGATGGCGGCGGCGATGACCGAGACCGTCACCGAGGGCCCGCGCACGGTGCGCAGCGGTCAGCTCCGGCTGCCCGACGGCCGGGTGCTGCCGATCTCGCACGCGGGCATGCGTATCGGCCGGATGACCGACAACGATCTGGTCCTCGACGACCCCAAGGCAAGCCGCTACCACGCGCACATCATGCCCAGTCGTGCCGGTCTGCTGATCAAGGATCTGCATTCGGCCAACGGCGTCCACATCAACGAGGAAACGATCGAGAGCGCGCTGCTCGCCGACGGCGACATGATCCGCATCGGGTCCACCGTGCTCACCTTCAAGGCATCGTCCTAG
- a CDS encoding adenylosuccinate synthase, which yields MPAIVLIGAQWGDEGKGKATDLLGGRLQWVVRYQGGNNAGHTVVLPNGDKFALHLIPSGILTPGVRNVIGNGVVVDPGVLLEELEGLEKREVDTSGLLLSADAHLIMPYHVAIDKVTERFLGNKKIGTTGRGIGPCYQDKVARVGVRVADVLDEKILTQKVEAALEFKNQVLVKIYNRRALDPQQVVDEVLGQADRFKHRIADTRLQLNEALERGETVLLEGSQGTLLDVDHGTYPYVTSSNPTSGGAAVGSGIGPNKISTVLGILKCYTTRVGSGPFPTELFDEHGEFLAKQGGEVGVTTGRARRCGWFDAVIARYATRVNGITDYFLTKLDVLSSLDRVPICVAYEIDGQRVEQMPTTQTDFHHAKPIYEEMPGWWEDISQARTFEDLPANAQAYVLRLEELSGARISCIGVGPGRDQTIVRHDVLG from the coding sequence ATGCCGGCAATCGTCCTCATCGGCGCCCAATGGGGCGACGAGGGTAAGGGCAAAGCGACCGACCTGCTCGGTGGCCGGTTGCAATGGGTGGTCCGATACCAAGGTGGCAACAACGCTGGTCATACCGTCGTTCTGCCCAACGGCGACAAGTTCGCGTTGCATCTGATCCCGTCGGGCATCCTGACCCCGGGCGTGCGCAATGTCATCGGCAACGGTGTCGTGGTCGACCCGGGTGTGCTGCTCGAGGAGCTCGAGGGGCTGGAGAAGCGCGAGGTCGACACCTCGGGTCTGTTGCTCTCGGCCGATGCCCACCTGATCATGCCGTACCACGTGGCCATCGATAAGGTCACCGAGCGATTCCTCGGCAACAAGAAGATCGGCACCACCGGCCGCGGTATCGGCCCCTGCTACCAGGACAAGGTCGCCCGGGTGGGCGTGCGGGTCGCCGACGTGCTCGACGAGAAGATCCTCACCCAGAAGGTCGAGGCCGCCCTGGAATTCAAGAACCAGGTGCTGGTGAAGATCTACAACCGCCGCGCGCTGGATCCCCAGCAGGTCGTCGACGAGGTGCTCGGTCAGGCCGACAGGTTCAAGCACCGCATCGCCGACACCCGCCTGCAGCTCAACGAGGCGCTCGAGCGCGGCGAGACCGTGCTGCTGGAAGGCTCGCAGGGCACCCTGCTCGACGTCGACCACGGCACCTATCCGTATGTGACCTCGTCGAACCCGACGTCGGGCGGCGCGGCCGTCGGTTCCGGCATCGGGCCCAACAAGATCAGCACGGTGCTCGGCATCCTCAAGTGCTACACCACCCGCGTCGGCTCGGGTCCGTTCCCGACCGAACTGTTCGACGAGCACGGCGAATTCCTCGCCAAGCAGGGCGGCGAGGTGGGCGTGACCACCGGACGCGCCCGGCGTTGCGGCTGGTTCGACGCGGTCATCGCCCGCTACGCCACCCGCGTCAACGGCATCACCGATTACTTCCTCACCAAACTGGATGTGCTGTCCAGCCTGGACCGGGTGCCGATCTGCGTGGCCTACGAGATCGACGGGCAGCGCGTGGAGCAGATGCCCACCACACAGACCGATTTCCACCACGCCAAGCCGATCTACGAGGAGATGCCGGGCTGGTGGGAGGACATCTCGCAGGCCCGCACCTTCGAGGATCTGCCCGCCAACGCGCAGGCCTACGTGCTGCGGCTCGAGGAGCTGTCCGGCGCCCGGATCTCCTGCATCGGCGTCGGTCCCGGCCGCGATCAGACGATCGTGCGCCACGACGTGCTCGGCTGA
- a CDS encoding FUSC family protein: MTRADSRFGAARASGAQRLRASWARLRLSALPIVQCALGAALAWFIAHNVIGHLNPFFAPTAAVISIGLSFGAKIRRSAELVVGVAVGIGIGDLFISAVGTGVWQIALVVVVAMALAVFVDGGSIISIQAAGSAVLVATLMPPSSNASFDRMIDALVGGLVGVVVVAAIPAHPVRRAREHAGNVLKVVQEALADSADGLLEQDPRKIGHALETVRGTQSAIESLRSSLEGGKEISRISPLYWNSRPRLDRLRATADPVDNAVRNTRVLLRRSLTLVRDDEILDPRLIEVVAALSEAVDVVRRSILAEPGEQPDQAEAARVLRSVARQARPELVEGAGLSAHVVFAQVRSILVDLMQACGMQRISAIALLPPTVPNPYVRPHHSIE, translated from the coding sequence GTGACCCGCGCGGACTCCCGCTTCGGAGCGGCCAGGGCGAGCGGCGCGCAGCGATTGCGCGCCTCCTGGGCGCGGCTGCGGTTGTCCGCGCTACCGATCGTGCAGTGCGCGCTCGGCGCGGCGCTGGCCTGGTTCATCGCGCACAACGTGATCGGCCATCTCAACCCGTTCTTCGCTCCTACCGCCGCCGTCATCTCGATCGGCCTGTCGTTCGGGGCGAAGATCCGGCGCTCGGCGGAGCTGGTGGTCGGCGTCGCGGTGGGCATCGGCATCGGCGACCTGTTCATCTCCGCGGTGGGCACCGGCGTCTGGCAGATCGCGCTGGTGGTGGTCGTCGCCATGGCCCTGGCGGTGTTCGTCGACGGCGGTTCGATCATCAGCATCCAGGCGGCCGGTTCGGCGGTGCTGGTCGCCACGCTCATGCCGCCTTCGTCGAACGCGAGTTTCGACCGCATGATCGACGCGCTGGTCGGTGGCCTGGTGGGCGTCGTCGTGGTCGCGGCGATCCCGGCGCATCCGGTGCGCCGGGCCCGCGAGCACGCCGGGAACGTGCTGAAGGTGGTGCAGGAGGCGCTGGCGGACAGCGCGGACGGCCTGCTCGAACAGGACCCGCGCAAGATCGGTCACGCACTCGAGACCGTTCGCGGCACGCAGTCGGCCATCGAATCACTGCGGTCGAGTCTGGAGGGCGGCAAGGAGATCAGCCGGATCTCCCCGCTCTACTGGAATTCCCGCCCGCGCCTGGACCGCCTGCGCGCCACCGCCGACCCGGTCGACAACGCGGTACGCAACACCAGAGTGCTGCTGCGCCGTTCGCTGACGCTGGTCCGCGACGACGAGATCCTCGATCCGCGCCTGATCGAGGTGGTCGCCGCCCTGTCCGAGGCCGTCGACGTGGTGCGCCGCTCGATCCTGGCCGAGCCGGGCGAACAACCGGATCAGGCCGAGGCCGCGCGGGTGCTGCGCTCGGTGGCCCGGCAGGCGCGCCCGGAACTCGTCGAAGGCGCCGGACTGTCCGCGCACGTGGTTTTCGCGCAGGTCCGCTCGATTCTGGTGGACCTGATGCAGGCCTGTGGGATGCAGCGCATATCGGCGATCGCGTTGCTGCCGCCGACGGTCCCCAATCCCTATGTCCGCCCCCACCATTCGATCGAGTAG
- a CDS encoding DUF3151 domain-containing protein, translating into MNRMTSFGDLLGPQPVLLPENSEAEEALLNKADPVQVVAEHPAASIAWAYLAEAALERGAAADAAVNHDIVSAYAFARTGYHRGLDLLRRNGWKGFGPVPWSHEPNQGFLRSVGALARAAKAIGENDEYARCLDLLEDCDPRAAAELGLD; encoded by the coding sequence ATGAACCGCATGACCTCGTTCGGAGACCTGCTCGGACCCCAGCCGGTGTTGCTACCCGAAAACTCCGAGGCGGAGGAGGCCTTGCTGAACAAGGCCGACCCCGTTCAGGTGGTGGCCGAACATCCGGCTGCCTCGATCGCGTGGGCGTATCTGGCCGAAGCCGCGCTCGAGCGCGGCGCGGCCGCGGACGCCGCGGTCAACCACGACATCGTCTCGGCCTACGCCTTCGCCCGCACCGGATACCACCGGGGCCTGGACCTGTTGCGCCGCAACGGCTGGAAGGGTTTCGGCCCGGTGCCGTGGAGCCACGAGCCCAACCAGGGCTTCCTGCGCAGCGTCGGTGCGCTGGCGCGGGCGGCCAAGGCCATCGGCGAGAACGACGAGTACGCCCGCTGCCTGGATCTGCTCGAGGACTGTGATCCGCGGGCGGCGGCCGAGCTGGGCCTCGACTGA
- a CDS encoding helix-turn-helix transcriptional regulator, with protein sequence MARNWPMVERETEFETIRAAITGPRYVGAVLTGDAGVGKTTLARQVGAAIGGRIRWVAGTESARGIPLGVFAHMVGAYTAHDPVTFMSAAREALLADGATIIGVDDAHLLDQLSATLLLQLAIDKVVRVVATVRGGVPVPDAITSLWKDGHLLRVDLRPFTEQQSVQLVESVLGGQLEGFTANLMWESSGGNALFLRHLVEGALEAGTLRQVNGVWQLRGRAAVTSELAALLEDRVEQLPDSVLRVLELLTFCEPIDLDVLAELAGEEAVEAAETRGVVKVVEHGRQLTVRYNHPLFGEVIRRRLGIASTRRLRGLLFSALRQRPVHSASERIRLAELALYSDKSADLALFEAAATDAIAVADLPLAERFARAAVERRGGVQAADLLARALLWQGHRIEAERTLAAFDPGELTEPQLARWGGTRVSNLLWSMGDADRADEVLARVRAGVSHPKIVAIMAGLSSACAVNENRVDDALAEAEAVMTDPGAPPWAVWWAAFGGGLALALTGRGADARRYAARGHAIDHHIDGLNRFMTTHAEVLGLLYTGDYDAARRCAAPRFSYSAPGQYLAWGMSKILQGTVDVAQGRFPDGIEHLEQALAALTAEGAAAWTFPARIRLAEAYAALGRTVECAESIAEAHRRGGRHSAVYEPQLAIAEACLAAAEGAVSTAVRSALDAADAAARAHQYAIEAMALHVAARFGEHSVADRLTELATRVEGRLVVVQAAHARALAAHDGAGLDAAAADFERVGALLSAADAAAQAASAHERADDRRRLTESAAAANRLAAACGGASTPALRAAAQPLPLTAREREIANLVAAGLSNRQIADRLTVSVRTVEGHLYRACGKVDVTDREALGALIRGETNR encoded by the coding sequence ATGGCTCGGAACTGGCCGATGGTCGAGCGCGAGACCGAGTTCGAGACAATCCGCGCGGCCATCACCGGCCCCCGATATGTGGGCGCCGTACTCACCGGTGATGCCGGTGTCGGCAAGACAACGCTCGCCCGGCAGGTGGGCGCCGCGATCGGCGGCCGGATCCGCTGGGTGGCGGGCACCGAATCCGCCCGCGGCATACCCCTGGGCGTGTTCGCGCACATGGTCGGCGCCTACACCGCCCATGATCCGGTCACCTTCATGTCCGCCGCGCGCGAGGCGCTGCTGGCCGACGGCGCGACCATCATCGGTGTCGACGACGCCCACCTGCTCGACCAGCTCTCGGCCACTCTGCTGCTGCAACTGGCCATCGACAAAGTCGTGCGCGTGGTGGCGACCGTGCGCGGCGGCGTGCCGGTGCCCGACGCGATCACCTCGCTGTGGAAGGACGGGCATCTGCTGCGCGTGGATCTGCGGCCGTTCACCGAGCAGCAGAGCGTGCAGTTGGTGGAGTCCGTGCTCGGCGGCCAACTCGAGGGTTTCACCGCGAACCTGATGTGGGAGTCCTCGGGCGGAAATGCCCTGTTCCTCAGGCATTTGGTGGAGGGAGCGCTGGAGGCGGGCACGCTGCGGCAGGTCAACGGGGTGTGGCAGTTGCGCGGCCGCGCCGCGGTCACCTCCGAACTGGCCGCCCTGCTCGAGGACCGGGTGGAGCAACTGCCCGATTCGGTGCTGCGGGTGCTGGAACTGCTGACCTTCTGCGAGCCCATCGATCTCGACGTCCTGGCCGAGCTGGCCGGCGAGGAGGCGGTGGAGGCGGCCGAGACCCGCGGTGTGGTCAAGGTTGTCGAACACGGTCGTCAGCTGACCGTCCGCTACAACCATCCGCTCTTCGGCGAGGTGATCCGCCGCAGGCTCGGTATCGCCTCGACCCGCAGGCTGCGCGGCCTGCTGTTCTCCGCGCTGCGGCAGCGCCCGGTGCACTCCGCCTCCGAACGCATCCGCCTGGCCGAATTGGCCTTGTACAGCGACAAATCCGCCGACCTCGCCCTGTTCGAGGCCGCCGCCACCGATGCCATCGCGGTCGCCGACCTGCCGTTGGCCGAACGTTTCGCCCGGGCCGCGGTCGAGCGCCGGGGCGGGGTCCAGGCCGCGGATCTGCTGGCCCGCGCGCTGCTGTGGCAGGGCCATCGCATCGAGGCCGAACGCACCCTGGCCGCGTTCGATCCGGGCGAGCTCACCGAACCACAACTGGCTCGATGGGGCGGCACGCGGGTGTCGAATCTGTTGTGGTCCATGGGCGATGCCGATCGCGCCGACGAGGTGCTCGCCCGAGTGCGCGCGGGCGTGAGCCACCCCAAGATCGTGGCGATCATGGCCGGTCTGTCCTCGGCCTGCGCGGTGAACGAGAACCGCGTCGACGACGCGCTGGCCGAAGCCGAAGCGGTGATGACCGATCCCGGTGCCCCGCCCTGGGCGGTGTGGTGGGCCGCGTTCGGCGGCGGGCTCGCGCTCGCGCTCACCGGTCGTGGCGCCGACGCTCGTCGCTACGCCGCGCGCGGTCACGCAATCGACCACCACATCGACGGTCTCAACCGCTTCATGACCACCCACGCCGAGGTGCTCGGCCTGCTCTACACCGGTGACTACGACGCCGCACGACGATGCGCCGCACCGCGATTCAGCTATTCGGCGCCCGGTCAGTACCTGGCGTGGGGCATGTCGAAGATCTTGCAGGGCACGGTAGACGTGGCTCAGGGGCGTTTCCCCGACGGCATCGAACATCTCGAACAGGCGTTGGCGGCCTTGACCGCCGAAGGCGCTGCCGCCTGGACCTTTCCGGCCCGTATCCGCCTGGCGGAAGCGTATGCCGCACTCGGCCGGACCGTCGAGTGCGCCGAGTCGATCGCCGAGGCACACCGGAGGGGCGGCAGGCACAGCGCCGTCTACGAGCCGCAACTCGCCATCGCCGAAGCCTGTCTCGCCGCCGCCGAAGGCGCCGTCAGTACCGCTGTGCGTTCGGCGCTCGATGCCGCCGATGCCGCCGCACGCGCGCACCAGTACGCCATCGAGGCCATGGCCCTGCACGTCGCCGCCCGCTTCGGCGAACACTCGGTGGCCGACCGCCTGACCGAATTGGCGACCAGGGTGGAAGGCAGGCTGGTCGTCGTGCAGGCCGCCCACGCCCGCGCGCTCGCCGCGCACGACGGCGCGGGTCTGGATGCCGCCGCCGCCGATTTCGAACGGGTCGGTGCGCTGCTCTCGGCTGCCGACGCCGCCGCTCAGGCAGCGTCCGCGCACGAACGCGCCGATGACAGGCGGCGCCTGACGGAGTCGGCCGCCGCCGCGAACCGATTGGCCGCGGCCTGTGGGGGCGCGAGCACCCCTGCCCTGCGCGCCGCGGCCCAACCGCTGCCCCTGACCGCACGAGAACGCGAGATCGCCAATCTCGTCGCGGCAGGCCTGTCCAACCGCCAGATCGCCGACCGGCTCACCGTCTCGGTGCGCACCGTGGAGGGTCATCTCTATCGTGCCTGCGGGAAGGTGGACGTGACCGACCGCGAGGCGCTGGGCGCACTCATCCGCGGCGAAACGAACCGGTGA
- a CDS encoding site-2 protease family protein gives MSLSSPLGRSAVRPSPVFLLVVAVTVAGGVLAWLSETGSTTAGIGVFVLVVAGWIVTLCLHEFAHAYLAWRAGDREVELRGYLTLNPLKYAHPLLSIVLPVVFIALGGFGLPGGAVYVHSHNVSPREQRMISGAGPAVNAVCGVVILLTVTLFGSATSHSAFWYGLAFLGFLQVTATLLNLLPIPGLDGYGILEPSLSYQTRRSLDQLKPLGMLLLFALILTPAVNGPFFDAIYAICELFGVPDLWVARGAGLVRFWM, from the coding sequence ATGAGTCTGTCTTCTCCGCTCGGTCGCAGCGCGGTGCGACCGAGCCCCGTCTTCCTGTTGGTCGTCGCGGTCACCGTGGCCGGTGGCGTGCTGGCCTGGCTCTCCGAGACCGGCAGCACGACCGCGGGTATCGGGGTGTTCGTGCTGGTGGTGGCGGGCTGGATCGTCACGCTGTGCCTGCACGAGTTCGCGCACGCCTATCTCGCCTGGCGAGCGGGCGACCGTGAAGTGGAATTGCGCGGGTACCTCACGCTCAACCCGCTGAAATACGCCCACCCACTGCTGTCGATCGTGTTGCCGGTGGTGTTCATCGCCCTCGGCGGCTTCGGCCTGCCCGGCGGCGCGGTCTACGTGCACTCCCACAATGTGAGCCCGCGCGAACAGCGGATGATCAGCGGCGCCGGGCCCGCGGTCAACGCCGTCTGCGGTGTGGTCATCCTGCTGACCGTGACGCTGTTCGGCAGTGCCACAAGCCATTCCGCGTTCTGGTACGGCCTGGCGTTCCTCGGCTTCCTCCAGGTCACCGCCACGCTGCTGAACCTGCTGCCCATTCCCGGCCTCGACGGCTACGGCATCCTCGAGCCCTCGCTGAGCTACCAGACCCGCCGTTCGCTCGATCAACTCAAGCCGCTGGGCATGCTGCTGCTGTTCGCGCTCATCCTCACCCCGGCGGTGAACGGTCCGTTCTTCGACGCGATCTACGCGATCTGCGAACTGTTCGGCGTGCCGGATCTGTGGGTGGCGCGCGGGGCGGGGCTCGTCCGGTTCTGGATGTGA
- a CDS encoding fused (3R)-hydroxyacyl-ACP dehydratase subunits HadA/HadB, protein MTAPETDASALGSPGITATETLAGRRFLMRDPYHVGREKVREFARAVQNRHGAHQSDADANRLGFERLIAPPTFSSVIGMAATNALLDSVLLEYDLAQVLQTDQTFELRRPFLPGDAIRTQVIIESIRTFGDNDFICVRAEMTDQHDEIVQIATTTIVARRGAEIDPDLAKMVQNIFMHSRPVTPAADLAESGALIALDGESPEARMADLPQVHTAAAFAELAEGDRLPAGSARLTRGDLVNYAGVAGDPNPIHFSEEAARLVGLPTVVAHGMLTMGLTADYLTSWLGDPAAIETFSVRFSGFVPVDVQKPALIEFSGKIKSLHPDRRAATVMLGATSQGRKLFGRAIADVRLS, encoded by the coding sequence ATGACGGCACCGGAAACCGACGCTTCAGCGCTGGGGTCGCCGGGGATCACAGCAACAGAGACGCTGGCGGGGCGCCGTTTTCTGATGCGCGACCCCTATCACGTGGGCCGGGAGAAGGTGCGCGAGTTCGCGCGGGCGGTGCAGAACAGGCACGGCGCGCACCAGTCCGACGCCGACGCCAACCGGCTCGGCTTCGAGCGGCTCATCGCCCCGCCCACCTTCTCCTCGGTGATCGGTATGGCGGCCACGAACGCACTGCTCGACTCGGTGCTGCTGGAATACGACCTGGCCCAGGTGCTGCAGACCGATCAGACCTTCGAGTTGCGCCGTCCGTTCCTGCCCGGCGACGCCATCCGCACCCAGGTGATCATCGAGTCGATCCGTACCTTCGGCGATAACGATTTCATCTGCGTGCGCGCCGAGATGACCGATCAGCACGACGAGATCGTGCAGATCGCCACGACCACGATCGTCGCCCGTCGCGGTGCGGAGATCGATCCGGACCTGGCGAAGATGGTGCAGAACATCTTCATGCATTCCCGACCGGTCACCCCAGCCGCCGATCTCGCCGAGTCGGGCGCGCTGATCGCGCTCGACGGCGAGAGTCCGGAGGCGCGCATGGCCGACCTGCCCCAGGTGCACACCGCCGCGGCCTTCGCCGAACTCGCCGAAGGCGACCGACTGCCCGCCGGCAGCGCCCGGCTGACCCGCGGCGACCTGGTCAACTACGCCGGCGTCGCGGGCGACCCCAATCCGATCCACTTCAGCGAGGAGGCCGCCCGGCTGGTCGGCCTGCCGACGGTGGTCGCGCACGGAATGCTCACCATGGGCCTGACCGCCGACTACCTGACCTCCTGGCTCGGCGATCCGGCCGCGATCGAGACGTTCAGCGTCCGCTTCTCCGGGTTCGTCCCGGTAGATGTCCAGAAGCCGGCCCTCATCGAGTTCTCCGGCAAGATCAAGTCGCTGCACCCCGATCGCCGCGCCGCCACCGTGATGCTCGGCGCGACGTCCCAGGGCCGCAAGCTCTTCGGCCGCGCGATCGCCGACGTCCGGCTCTCTTGA
- a CDS encoding DUF4185 domain-containing protein, whose protein sequence is MSMRVSAALGAAGLFVVLHQGSAWATPDERVPIPGTGPCVTDPVPVHEDLIPETVEMPIPYPVITVLPPQAPEPEPVRVEMALPENPCDNPCPDLTDLPEPPPNLAEQLGIPQLLLNPQPFHFALPGPSPDPGEGPPPPAPVTPPTEAAPRAVAPAAPHVLRVQEIAKQTGANSVNRTDKRWQVDGTDLGIMWESGPGEIAVAFGDTVGRGFHPPGGFGGDWRSNVLAFSTDTDLSDGMVFDRMVTDSRCHAAEVLSSRKLDNIEMTTIPTSGFAIDGRQYMSYMSLRTWNSLPGTFYTNYGGIAYSDDGGQTWTKDRHARWDNIFGLASFQVSAMVPHGEHVYMFGTPSTRLGSVGLARVAKDQILNTTAYQYWRDGQWTPVGGAAGATPVVDAPVGELSVRYAADRGVWQMSYLDTARAAIVVRESATPQGAWSAPSPTVTVLDHPELYGGFIHPWSRGNELYFTISTWSDYNVYLMRAELG, encoded by the coding sequence ATGTCCATGCGGGTGAGCGCCGCGCTCGGCGCCGCGGGTTTGTTCGTTGTGTTGCACCAGGGTTCGGCGTGGGCCACGCCGGACGAGCGCGTGCCCATTCCCGGCACCGGCCCCTGCGTCACCGATCCCGTTCCGGTGCACGAGGATCTGATTCCCGAGACGGTCGAGATGCCGATCCCGTATCCGGTGATCACCGTGCTGCCGCCGCAAGCGCCCGAGCCGGAACCGGTGCGCGTCGAGATGGCGCTGCCGGAGAACCCGTGCGACAACCCCTGTCCCGATCTCACCGATCTGCCCGAGCCGCCGCCGAATCTCGCCGAACAGCTCGGGATCCCGCAGCTCCTGCTGAATCCCCAGCCGTTCCACTTCGCGCTCCCCGGTCCCAGCCCCGATCCGGGTGAGGGCCCGCCGCCGCCCGCACCGGTCACCCCGCCCACCGAGGCGGCTCCGCGTGCGGTCGCACCCGCCGCGCCGCACGTCCTCCGGGTGCAGGAGATCGCCAAGCAGACCGGTGCGAACTCGGTGAACCGCACCGACAAGCGCTGGCAGGTCGACGGCACCGACCTGGGCATCATGTGGGAGAGCGGGCCCGGGGAGATCGCCGTCGCCTTCGGCGACACCGTGGGGCGCGGCTTCCATCCGCCCGGCGGCTTCGGCGGGGACTGGCGCAGCAATGTGCTGGCCTTCAGCACCGACACCGACCTGTCCGACGGCATGGTCTTCGACCGAATGGTCACCGACAGCCGCTGCCACGCCGCCGAGGTGCTCTCCAGCCGCAAACTCGACAACATCGAGATGACCACCATCCCGACTTCCGGGTTCGCGATCGACGGCAGGCAGTACATGAGCTACATGTCGCTGCGCACCTGGAACAGCCTGCCCGGCACCTTCTACACGAACTACGGCGGCATCGCCTACTCCGACGACGGCGGGCAGACCTGGACCAAGGACCGCCACGCCCGCTGGGACAACATCTTCGGCTTGGCGAGTTTCCAGGTGAGCGCGATGGTTCCGCACGGCGAGCACGTCTACATGTTCGGCACGCCGAGCACCCGGCTCGGCTCGGTCGGGCTGGCCAGGGTCGCCAAGGACCAGATCCTCAACACCACCGCCTACCAGTACTGGCGGGACGGACAGTGGACCCCGGTCGGGGGCGCGGCGGGGGCGACCCCGGTCGTGGACGCGCCGGTAGGTGAGTTGTCGGTGCGCTACGCGGCCGACCGGGGTGTCTGGCAGATGAGCTACCTCGACACCGCCCGCGCCGCCATCGTGGTGCGCGAGTCGGCCACCCCGCAGGGCGCGTGGTCCGCGCCCTCACCCACGGTGACCGTGCTCGACCACCCCGAGCTCTACGGCGGTTTCATCCATCCTTGGTCCCGCGGCAACGAGCTGTATTTCACCATCTCGACCTGGAGCGACTACAACGTCTACCTGATGCGCGCCGAACTGGGGTGA